One region of Chryseobacterium sp. SORGH_AS_0447 genomic DNA includes:
- a CDS encoding GEVED domain-containing protein, translated as MKKIFTSFFFLFLFAITSAQWSPATFRGEKTRVSSEIKNYYSLDISLLKSQLANAQESGKNAKPVTISLPTLEGKIEKFAVYSFPVVVKELADQYQLGSYVGVGIDDPGKYLRFSLSADDFQSMIIKEGKYEFIEPADKNKTVYGVHPKTDKSNEGFLCSMNEDKLSKKEIENLYTTGRAFSNQPTVFNKSSDKKYRTMRLVMSVTGEYTQYFGGTVANALVAINATLTRVNGVFEKDFALHLNLQNFPGVIYTNPATDPYSPAATGAGGAWNLELQQTLTANVGNANYDIGHLFGASGGGGNAGCIGCVCVDPTTSVPRGKGSGYTSPADGIPQGDNFDIDYVAHEIGHQLGGNHTFSHALEGAGVNVEPGSGSTIMGYAGITGANTDVQAHSDPYFHAVSITQVQNNLTSKTCDVETTITNNPPVIAALPTYNIPKGTAFVLTASATDPENDPMTFCWEEVDNASTTINKNNLGTTSTGATFRSFNPTTSPTRYFPKLSSVLSGVLNNSNNGWESVSTLARTTNFRVTVRDNNPDPAQQQTQFANQQIIVGNDGPFKVTNTAAYNNGPTNVTWDVVNTTASPYNVANVKIDYTTDNGATWTVASASTPNDGNESLNLTGLTAGGTVKIRVSAIGNVFYAIGSANVTALLSCTGAAPTGIAVSAITQTTATVSWTATANSTYIVQYRPVGSTAWITVTAATNSVNLAGLNDGIQYEVQVSTVCSGVQGPFSASVNFTTLGLTYCTMTSSNFASEYISNVTVTPVGAAVMSNNSAGSTYTDYSNTPSALVNLVIGSTGNTVSVTKFFPSTVWSEAVGVWIDFNRNGVFETSEQVMNSPSSTTTPVSATFNVPATAYNGPATTRMRVAMRYSTSPVMCQSFGDGEVEDYAVKLIQPIACTSNAPLNLTVTNITATSAYVMWDPATGATYVLQYRLVGSPTWTTVPLTSNAYTINNLTEQTQYEVRVAYVCSGTTGTYTNPYQFTTPAVTYCTITTTNNTNGYISNVMVTPTNSYVMSNNSGANTYTNYSSDPSKLITLVRNSTNNSISVSKSWLTTTTSSLAVGAWIDFNRNGIFETAERVISTTASTTTPITSTFTVPATSYNGPLTLNMRVIFSTSTISDPCATVANGEIEDYAVKIIDLSPCTTAPPSPIVVSNITASTGMVSWINATGATYILRYRTGTGAWTTISPATNPYTIQNLNASTTYEVQVATVCGGTTSAWSASVNFTTLASAYCTPTTTSVTNGYINNITVTGTNTPMMSNDSGATTYTDYSNDVTKTITLARNSTGNILSVGRTILSGTYSTYAWLDLNGDGVFDNNPIGTGGGERIMNLGYSSTTPVTATFAVPAWAYSGTNKVKMRVIVYFLTPTNACSPLTSNGEVEDYQVKFVDIQPCTTAAPTGITLTNIAATTATVSWISSTGATYQVRWRTTNPIGAWVTSTVITGNTFNITGLTEQTAYELQVSTICGGIQGPWSTAVPFTTTPITYCNMTGTGTTDYISNVTMTSVNPGIPPMSNTSVQTNYISYTTPATLINLEIGSNGNKISVAKGGGQSDAVSAWIDFNRNGVFESTEQIMASAASPTSPVTALFNVPATAYNGPLTTTMRVVLKRTSAPVMCQNAVNGEVEDYAVKLRPCSATAPTNISFNTITHTSANVNWTVPTGGLTFIVRYRVQGTTTWTEVVTSTLTGNPPLALTGLTPATTYEVQIAATCGTSAGTYTPIQTFTTRCDPTPPAVTVSNVTTNSAVVTWAPVVPSATYVVRYRITGTSTWITINVTAAPLNTYTLTGLSPYTTYEVQVANICNGETTVNTWSNPKVFTTERTCELPPPGLTITNLTPTTAVVVWDPFPGATYILRYRKVGIPSWTTVTSNTNTITLTGLLELTQYEMQVANVCSGTPGNYTLPYLFTTPTVVYCQMQATTASTNYISKVTVTPTGKSVMTNPSLASNYTDYTGVTNTFIELIQGSSDNKISIDKTASGNAGVAVWIDFNRNGYFDINERILVSGPNTDQTVSGTFTVPADAFVSLTDYKYVVMRVAMSKDAIPVNCTNFPNGEVEDYTVRISKLPVPNSVNQTDILIYPNPVSTVLYVKNISKKANYKIYSAAGQLIASGIILNNKIDVHALINGVYMIDIQDGTSVSAQKKFIKE; from the coding sequence ATGAAGAAAATTTTTACTTCCTTCTTTTTCCTCTTTCTGTTTGCGATTACCAGTGCACAATGGAGTCCTGCAACATTCCGGGGGGAAAAGACGAGGGTAAGTTCTGAAATCAAGAACTACTACTCTCTCGACATTTCTTTACTGAAGTCTCAATTGGCAAATGCACAGGAATCGGGCAAAAATGCGAAACCGGTTACCATCTCTTTGCCAACTTTAGAAGGAAAAATAGAAAAATTTGCCGTTTACAGCTTCCCTGTGGTTGTGAAAGAACTGGCAGATCAGTATCAGTTAGGATCTTACGTCGGTGTTGGGATTGATGATCCTGGCAAGTACCTGAGATTCAGTTTGTCTGCAGATGATTTTCAGTCGATGATCATCAAAGAAGGCAAATATGAATTTATAGAACCTGCTGATAAAAATAAGACAGTTTATGGTGTGCATCCGAAAACTGACAAAAGCAACGAAGGCTTTCTTTGTTCCATGAATGAAGACAAACTATCCAAAAAAGAGATAGAAAATCTTTACACAACAGGAAGGGCATTTTCCAACCAGCCAACGGTTTTCAACAAATCTTCTGACAAAAAGTACAGAACAATGAGGCTGGTGATGTCTGTAACGGGAGAATACACCCAGTATTTTGGAGGTACCGTTGCCAATGCATTAGTAGCAATCAATGCAACCCTTACCCGTGTAAACGGTGTATTCGAAAAAGATTTTGCATTGCACTTAAACCTGCAGAATTTTCCTGGGGTAATTTATACCAATCCGGCTACCGACCCTTATTCTCCGGCAGCGACCGGTGCGGGAGGCGCATGGAATCTGGAATTGCAGCAAACCCTTACCGCAAATGTTGGTAACGCCAATTATGATATCGGCCATTTGTTCGGAGCTTCCGGTGGTGGTGGTAACGCAGGCTGTATCGGATGTGTTTGTGTAGATCCTACTACTTCCGTTCCAAGAGGAAAAGGTTCAGGTTATACTTCTCCTGCAGATGGAATTCCGCAGGGAGATAATTTTGATATCGATTATGTTGCTCACGAGATAGGGCATCAGCTTGGAGGCAACCATACCTTTTCACACGCTCTTGAAGGCGCGGGAGTGAATGTTGAGCCGGGTTCCGGTTCAACCATTATGGGATATGCAGGGATTACCGGGGCCAATACCGATGTACAGGCGCATTCGGATCCTTATTTCCATGCGGTGAGCATTACTCAGGTTCAGAATAACCTGACAAGCAAGACCTGTGATGTGGAGACGACAATTACCAACAATCCTCCGGTAATTGCAGCTTTACCTACATACAACATTCCAAAGGGAACGGCATTCGTTTTAACAGCTTCTGCAACAGATCCTGAAAACGATCCGATGACCTTTTGCTGGGAGGAAGTGGATAACGCAAGTACAACCATCAATAAGAATAACTTAGGAACTACTTCTACCGGGGCAACATTCAGGTCATTCAACCCGACAACAAGCCCTACAAGATATTTCCCTAAATTATCGTCCGTACTTTCAGGAGTTTTAAATAATTCCAATAATGGCTGGGAATCTGTTTCTACATTAGCAAGAACAACCAACTTTAGAGTAACGGTTCGGGATAACAACCCGGATCCTGCACAGCAGCAGACCCAGTTTGCTAATCAGCAGATTATCGTAGGAAACGACGGTCCGTTTAAAGTAACTAATACAGCAGCATATAACAATGGGCCTACCAATGTAACCTGGGATGTGGTTAATACAACAGCATCTCCTTACAACGTGGCCAACGTAAAAATTGATTATACAACCGATAACGGGGCAACCTGGACTGTAGCTTCTGCTTCAACTCCTAATGATGGGAACGAAAGCTTGAACTTGACAGGTCTTACTGCAGGAGGTACTGTAAAGATCAGAGTAAGTGCCATTGGCAACGTATTCTATGCTATCGGAAGTGCAAACGTAACAGCTTTATTAAGCTGTACGGGAGCAGCTCCGACAGGTATTGCTGTATCTGCTATTACACAAACTACAGCTACCGTTAGCTGGACGGCTACTGCCAATTCAACTTATATCGTACAATACCGTCCGGTAGGAAGTACTGCGTGGATTACGGTAACTGCCGCAACAAATTCCGTAAACCTTGCGGGTTTAAATGACGGTATTCAATACGAAGTACAGGTATCCACCGTATGTAGCGGTGTTCAGGGACCTTTCTCTGCATCTGTTAACTTTACGACTCTAGGACTTACCTATTGTACGATGACTTCCAGCAACTTTGCTTCGGAATATATTTCCAACGTTACAGTGACGCCGGTAGGCGCTGCGGTAATGAGCAACAACTCTGCAGGTTCTACTTATACGGATTATTCCAATACACCAAGTGCTTTGGTAAATCTGGTAATCGGATCTACAGGAAATACAGTTTCCGTAACTAAATTCTTCCCGAGCACCGTATGGAGTGAGGCGGTAGGTGTTTGGATCGACTTCAATAGAAACGGAGTTTTCGAAACATCAGAACAGGTAATGAATTCTCCTTCCAGTACAACGACTCCGGTTTCAGCGACGTTCAACGTTCCTGCTACGGCATACAACGGACCGGCAACTACAAGAATGAGAGTAGCCATGAGATATTCTACCTCTCCTGTAATGTGTCAGAGTTTCGGTGATGGGGAAGTTGAAGATTATGCAGTAAAATTAATTCAGCCGATTGCGTGTACAAGCAACGCACCGCTGAACCTTACCGTTACTAATATTACGGCAACTTCTGCTTACGTAATGTGGGATCCTGCTACCGGAGCAACCTATGTATTGCAGTACAGACTGGTAGGATCACCGACATGGACTACAGTTCCGTTGACTTCTAATGCATACACGATAAATAATTTAACTGAACAAACTCAGTATGAGGTTAGGGTAGCTTATGTTTGTTCCGGTACAACGGGTACTTACACGAATCCTTATCAATTTACGACGCCGGCAGTTACTTACTGTACTATTACGACAACCAACAATACTAACGGATACATTTCCAATGTAATGGTTACCCCAACGAACTCTTACGTGATGAGTAACAATTCAGGAGCGAATACGTATACTAACTATTCTTCGGATCCTTCCAAATTGATTACTCTGGTTCGTAACTCAACCAATAACAGTATTTCAGTTTCTAAATCCTGGTTAACGACTACAACATCTTCGCTTGCAGTAGGAGCCTGGATCGACTTTAACAGAAATGGTATTTTTGAAACTGCTGAAAGAGTAATCAGTACTACGGCATCTACAACAACTCCTATTACTTCAACGTTTACGGTTCCTGCAACTTCTTACAACGGACCGTTGACGCTTAATATGAGAGTGATCTTCTCAACCTCTACGATCTCCGACCCTTGTGCTACGGTAGCGAATGGCGAGATTGAGGATTACGCAGTGAAGATTATCGACTTATCACCTTGTACAACGGCTCCGCCGTCTCCAATCGTTGTTTCCAATATTACCGCTTCTACAGGGATGGTTTCTTGGATCAATGCGACAGGAGCTACTTACATCTTAAGATACAGAACGGGCACTGGAGCCTGGACGACTATTTCGCCTGCGACCAATCCTTATACTATCCAGAACTTAAATGCTTCAACGACGTATGAAGTACAAGTAGCGACTGTTTGTGGAGGTACTACCAGTGCATGGTCAGCTTCAGTAAACTTTACGACGCTGGCATCTGCTTATTGTACACCAACTACAACAAGTGTAACCAATGGTTATATCAATAATATTACTGTTACGGGTACCAATACTCCAATGATGTCAAACGACTCAGGAGCTACCACGTATACAGATTATTCCAACGATGTTACGAAGACCATTACTTTGGCCCGTAACTCTACTGGCAATATACTTTCTGTAGGTAGAACAATTTTATCAGGTACATATTCTACCTATGCTTGGCTTGATTTAAATGGTGACGGTGTGTTTGATAACAACCCTATCGGTACAGGTGGAGGTGAGAGAATTATGAACTTAGGATATTCTTCTACCACTCCTGTTACAGCAACATTTGCAGTGCCAGCATGGGCGTACAGTGGAACCAATAAGGTAAAAATGCGTGTAATCGTATATTTCCTTACACCAACCAATGCCTGTTCACCACTTACCAGTAATGGAGAGGTTGAAGATTACCAGGTGAAATTTGTAGATATTCAGCCATGTACAACGGCAGCTCCTACAGGAATCACTTTAACCAATATTGCAGCAACTACTGCTACCGTATCTTGGATTTCTTCTACTGGTGCAACTTATCAGGTAAGATGGAGAACCACAAACCCTATTGGTGCATGGGTAACTTCAACAGTGATTACAGGTAATACTTTCAACATTACCGGTCTTACCGAACAAACTGCTTACGAACTTCAGGTATCTACCATTTGTGGTGGAATACAAGGACCTTGGTCTACAGCGGTACCGTTTACTACGACACCGATCACTTACTGTAACATGACGGGTACAGGAACAACGGATTACATTTCAAATGTTACCATGACTTCTGTGAACCCAGGTATTCCTCCGATGAGCAATACCTCAGTGCAGACAAACTATATCAGTTATACCACTCCGGCTACACTTATCAACCTGGAAATTGGTTCTAATGGTAATAAAATTTCAGTAGCTAAAGGAGGTGGACAAAGTGATGCCGTATCTGCCTGGATCGATTTCAACAGAAATGGGGTTTTCGAATCTACAGAACAGATTATGGCTTCTGCGGCAAGTCCAACAAGCCCTGTAACAGCATTATTCAACGTTCCTGCAACAGCATATAACGGTCCGCTTACAACGACAATGAGAGTTGTTCTGAAGCGTACAAGTGCACCGGTAATGTGCCAGAATGCAGTAAACGGGGAAGTTGAAGATTATGCGGTAAAATTGAGACCTTGTTCAGCAACAGCACCTACAAACATCTCATTCAATACCATTACGCATACTTCTGCAAACGTTAACTGGACAGTACCAACAGGAGGTCTTACCTTTATTGTAAGATACAGAGTTCAGGGTACAACGACTTGGACGGAAGTTGTGACTTCAACATTAACGGGAAATCCGCCATTGGCTTTAACAGGATTAACTCCTGCAACGACTTATGAAGTACAGATTGCTGCAACCTGCGGAACTTCTGCCGGAACATACACTCCGATCCAGACGTTCACAACGAGATGTGATCCTACACCTCCGGCAGTAACTGTCAGCAACGTTACAACCAACTCTGCAGTGGTAACATGGGCTCCGGTTGTACCAAGTGCAACTTATGTAGTTCGATACAGAATTACAGGAACTTCAACATGGATTACTATTAACGTTACAGCAGCTCCTTTAAATACATATACCCTTACAGGTTTAAGCCCGTATACAACGTATGAAGTACAGGTTGCGAATATCTGTAACGGAGAGACAACAGTAAATACATGGTCTAACCCTAAAGTATTTACAACGGAAAGAACCTGTGAATTACCTCCTCCGGGATTAACCATCACTAACCTTACACCGACAACGGCAGTAGTGGTTTGGGATCCATTCCCGGGAGCAACTTACATCTTGCGATACAGAAAAGTAGGCATTCCGAGCTGGACAACAGTAACTTCCAATACCAACACCATTACCTTAACCGGTCTGTTGGAATTGACACAATATGAAATGCAGGTAGCAAACGTTTGTAGCGGAACTCCTGGTAACTATACACTTCCGTATCTGTTTACAACACCAACGGTAGTATATTGCCAGATGCAGGCGACAACGGCAAGCACGAATTATATTTCAAAGGTTACTGTTACTCCTACTGGTAAGTCGGTAATGACGAACCCGTCGTTAGCATCAAACTATACCGATTATACCGGAGTGACGAATACGTTTATCGAGTTGATCCAGGGATCTTCGGACAATAAGATCAGCATCGATAAAACCGCTTCAGGAAATGCAGGGGTAGCTGTATGGATCGACTTCAACAGAAACGGATACTTCGATATCAACGAAAGAATCCTTGTTTCCGGACCGAATACGGACCAAACGGTAAGCGGAACATTTACGGTACCTGCGGATGCATTTGTCAGCCTGACAGACTACAAATATGTGGTGATGAGAGTGGCAATGTCAAAAGATGCCATCCCTGTAAACTGTACCAACTTCCCGAATGGTGAGGTTGAGGATTACACGGTAAGAATTTCGAAACTTCCGGTACCTAATTCTGTGAACCAGACGGATATCTTAATCTATCCTAACCCGGTAAGCACAGTATTATATGTGAAAAATATCAGCAAAAAAGCGAATTATAAGATCTACAGTGCAGCAGGACAGTTGATAGCAAGCGGAATCATTCTGAATAACAAGATTGATGTCCATGCTTTGATCAATGGAGTTTACATGATAGACATTCAGGACGGAACTTCAGTTTCTGCTCAGAAGAAGTTTATTAAAGAATAA
- the coaE gene encoding dephospho-CoA kinase (Dephospho-CoA kinase (CoaE) performs the final step in coenzyme A biosynthesis.): MEELHSETQQAEPDPLSAPKIIGLTGGIGSGKTTVAQFIEEFGFPVYYSDDRAKEIVNENDDLKAKIKELLGEEAYDEKGLYNRKFVAEKVFNNNDLLEGLNGIIHPAVRTDFEDWVKAQKKYLVFKETALLFELKLNQQCYKSVLVTAEDNIRMKRVMDRDGKTYREVQAIMENQMPEKDKIKLADCIIYNNTNLEDLKEHTEKVIFDIE; the protein is encoded by the coding sequence ATGGAAGAATTGCATTCAGAAACTCAGCAGGCAGAACCGGACCCGTTATCGGCACCCAAAATCATCGGTCTCACCGGCGGAATCGGCTCGGGTAAAACGACCGTTGCCCAATTTATTGAAGAGTTCGGCTTTCCCGTTTATTATTCGGATGACAGGGCAAAAGAAATCGTGAATGAGAATGACGATTTAAAGGCAAAAATCAAAGAACTCCTGGGAGAAGAGGCTTATGATGAAAAAGGGCTTTATAACCGGAAGTTCGTCGCTGAAAAGGTATTTAATAATAATGATCTGCTGGAAGGCCTCAACGGGATTATTCATCCCGCGGTCCGAACCGACTTTGAAGACTGGGTGAAGGCGCAGAAAAAATATCTGGTCTTTAAGGAAACCGCCTTATTGTTTGAACTGAAACTTAACCAGCAATGTTACAAATCGGTTCTCGTGACGGCAGAAGATAATATCCGGATGAAAAGGGTGATGGACCGCGACGGCAAAACCTATCGTGAAGTACAGGCTATTATGGAAAATCAGATGCCAGAAAAGGATAAGATAAAACTGGCAGACTGTATCATCTACAACAATACCAATCTTGAAGATTTAAAAGAACATACCGAAAAGGTAATCTTCGACATCGAATAA
- a CDS encoding MBL fold metallo-hydrolase has translation MKLYPIQCGKFKLDGGAMFGVVPKSLWEKTNPADERNLIELGTRSLLVEDGKKLILIDCGLGNKQDDKFFGHYSLWGDDTLDKNLKKYGFVREDITDVFLTHLHFDHCGGAIEWNDDKTGYRPAFKNAQFWTNENHWQWATEPNAREKASFLKENIIPIQESGQLNFLPLPANGNYGFAPDLKMDVIFVDGHTEKQMLPVIQYQEKTIVFAADLIPTAGHIPHVYVMGYDTRPLLTLEEKGKFLKQCVDNEYLLFFEHDAHNELASLKMTEKGVRLDETFSFNDVFGY, from the coding sequence ATGAAACTATATCCAATACAATGTGGAAAATTTAAATTAGACGGCGGAGCGATGTTCGGCGTCGTCCCAAAGAGTCTGTGGGAAAAGACCAATCCGGCAGACGAAAGAAACCTGATTGAGCTGGGCACACGTTCCCTGCTTGTGGAAGACGGAAAAAAACTGATCCTCATCGATTGTGGACTCGGTAATAAGCAGGATGATAAGTTCTTCGGGCACTATTCGCTCTGGGGCGACGATACATTAGACAAGAATCTTAAAAAATACGGTTTTGTACGGGAAGATATTACCGATGTTTTCTTGACACACCTCCACTTCGACCATTGCGGCGGCGCCATTGAATGGAACGATGATAAGACGGGATACAGACCCGCCTTTAAAAATGCTCAGTTCTGGACAAACGAAAACCACTGGCAGTGGGCTACCGAACCGAACGCACGAGAAAAAGCCAGCTTTTTAAAAGAAAACATCATCCCGATCCAGGAAAGCGGACAGCTTAATTTTTTACCGCTGCCAGCGAACGGAAACTACGGTTTTGCCCCGGATCTTAAGATGGATGTCATCTTTGTGGACGGCCATACGGAGAAGCAGATGCTCCCGGTTATCCAATACCAGGAAAAAACAATTGTTTTTGCTGCGGACCTTATTCCGACGGCAGGACATATTCCCCACGTTTATGTGATGGGATACGATACACGCCCACTCTTAACACTGGAGGAAAAAGGAAAATTCCTGAAGCAGTGTGTGGATAATGAATACCTGTTGTTTTTTGAGCACGATGCCCACAACGAACTGGCCAGTCTTAAAATGACTGAAAAGGGCGTAAGACTCGATGAAACTTTTAGCTTTAATGATGTTTTCGGATATTAA
- a CDS encoding FMN-binding negative transcriptional regulator: MFIPKLYKSEDLNLMKDIIRENAFALLISSEEKIRATHSMMILNEEDRENIYIETHVSKANPQAKILKNGSEVLCDFLGAHTYISSSWYDHINVSTWNYEAVQIYGKVELMDHEELYLHLDKLTTQYETSQRCPLMLKDMGNAFVEREMHGAFGMKIIPTEIFIQQKLSQNRKENDFRNIIANLEGGDENAKQIAGKMKLLQK; the protein is encoded by the coding sequence ATGTTTATTCCTAAATTGTATAAAAGCGAAGATCTTAATCTGATGAAAGACATTATCAGGGAAAATGCCTTTGCTTTATTGATTTCCTCTGAAGAAAAGATCCGGGCAACACACTCGATGATGATCCTGAATGAAGAAGACCGGGAAAACATCTACATTGAAACCCATGTTTCCAAAGCAAATCCACAAGCAAAGATCCTGAAAAACGGAAGTGAGGTGCTTTGCGATTTTTTGGGAGCACACACTTATATTTCGAGCAGCTGGTATGACCACATTAATGTCTCAACATGGAATTATGAAGCCGTGCAGATTTACGGAAAAGTTGAGCTGATGGATCACGAAGAGCTGTATCTGCACCTGGACAAGCTTACAACCCAATACGAAACATCCCAGCGATGCCCGTTAATGCTGAAGGATATGGGAAATGCATTTGTAGAGAGGGAAATGCACGGTGCTTTCGGGATGAAAATTATTCCTACCGAGATTTTCATTCAACAGAAGCTTTCCCAAAACAGAAAAGAAAATGATTTCCGTAATATTATTGCTAATCTAGAGGGTGGTGACGAGAATGCAAAACAGATTGCCGGAAAAATGAAACTGTTACAAAAATAA
- the ruvB gene encoding Holliday junction branch migration DNA helicase RuvB — protein sequence MPDFLHPDKDNYSREELAQEEQIRPQSFKDFAGQRKTLENLEVFVSAAKRRGGALDHVLLHGPPGLGKTTLANIIANELGVNCKITSGPVLDKPGSLAGLLTNLEENDVLFIDEIHRLSPVVEEYLYSAMEDYKIDIMLETGPNARSVQIGLNPFTLVGATTRSGMLTKPMLARFGIQSRLEYYTIELLSMIIIRSARVLGVKIYEDAAIEIARRSRGTPRIANALLRRVRDFAEIKGNGEIEINITKYALDSLNVDEYGLDEMDNKIMRVMIENFKGKPVGISALATSIAENPETLEEVYEPFLIQEGFIIRTPRGREVTDKAYKHLNITRPKNPGELF from the coding sequence ATGCCTGACTTTTTACATCCAGACAAAGACAATTATTCCCGTGAAGAACTGGCACAGGAAGAGCAGATCCGTCCCCAGAGTTTTAAGGATTTTGCGGGACAGCGGAAAACGCTGGAAAACCTGGAAGTGTTTGTATCGGCTGCCAAAAGGCGTGGCGGAGCACTTGATCATGTCCTGTTGCATGGCCCTCCCGGTTTGGGAAAAACCACTTTGGCCAATATCATTGCAAACGAGCTTGGGGTAAACTGTAAGATCACCTCCGGTCCCGTGCTGGATAAACCCGGAAGCTTAGCAGGGTTGCTGACGAACCTTGAGGAAAACGATGTTCTTTTTATTGATGAAATCCACAGGCTTTCGCCGGTCGTGGAAGAATACCTGTATTCCGCGATGGAAGATTATAAGATCGACATTATGCTGGAAACCGGACCGAATGCAAGAAGTGTACAGATCGGCCTTAATCCTTTTACCCTAGTGGGAGCAACAACAAGAAGCGGAATGCTGACAAAGCCGATGCTGGCCAGATTCGGAATCCAAAGCCGATTGGAATATTATACAATTGAACTTTTATCGATGATCATTATCCGGAGCGCAAGAGTATTGGGTGTAAAAATCTATGAAGATGCCGCCATTGAAATCGCCAGAAGAAGCCGTGGAACCCCGAGAATTGCCAATGCTTTGCTGCGGAGAGTCCGGGATTTCGCAGAGATTAAAGGAAACGGTGAAATTGAAATCAATATTACCAAATATGCACTGGATTCACTGAATGTGGATGAGTACGGCCTGGATGAAATGGATAACAAAATCATGCGGGTGATGATTGAAAACTTTAAAGGAAAACCGGTAGGTATTTCCGCATTGGCAACTTCCATCGCAGAAAACCCGGAGACTCTGGAAGAAGTGTATGAGCCTTTCCTTATCCAGGAAGGATTTATCATCAGGACGCCAAGAGGACGTGAAGTTACGGATAAAGCCTACAAGCATCTGAATATCACCAGACCTAAAAATCCGGGTGAACTTTTTTAA
- the hutI gene encoding imidazolonepropionase has protein sequence MRLIGPFKQVVTLANLLLRGKLADEQLEIVADGGILIDQDTIREVGNYQTLKSENPDAEMEEVAGEQIVLPAFVDSHTHICFGGNRANDFAMRNAGKSYLEIAESGGGIWSSVQHTRKASEEELLKTLLERIDFLLALGITTIEVKSGYGLDVENELKMLRIIKKAQESTKATLVPTCLSAHLKPRNFEGSNEEYLQYILTEILPKVKEENLAERVDIFIEKLAFQPEESRDFLLQAKGLGFEITVHADQFTPGSSRIAVEVGAKSADHLEATIDEDIEFLAQSETVATALPGASLGLGEKFTPARKLLDAGAIVAIASDWNPGSAPMGNLITQASILATFEKLTTAEVLAGITFRSAFALGLEDRGRLEQGLKADFVTFKTNNFQNILYHQGSLKCENVYIDGIRI, from the coding sequence ATGAGGTTAATTGGCCCCTTTAAGCAGGTAGTAACACTTGCTAATCTCCTTTTAAGAGGAAAACTTGCAGACGAGCAGCTTGAAATTGTTGCTGACGGCGGAATTTTAATTGATCAGGATACGATCCGCGAAGTTGGAAATTATCAGACCTTAAAATCGGAAAATCCCGATGCTGAAATGGAGGAAGTAGCTGGCGAACAGATAGTGCTCCCAGCTTTTGTAGATTCCCACACCCACATTTGTTTCGGAGGGAACCGGGCGAATGATTTTGCCATGCGCAATGCCGGAAAATCCTATCTGGAAATTGCCGAAAGCGGAGGAGGGATCTGGAGTTCCGTACAGCATACCCGGAAAGCTTCAGAAGAAGAACTGCTGAAAACCCTTTTGGAAAGAATTGACTTTTTATTAGCCTTAGGCATTACGACGATCGAAGTAAAAAGCGGCTACGGACTGGATGTGGAAAACGAACTGAAAATGCTCCGGATCATTAAAAAAGCCCAGGAGTCGACGAAGGCGACCCTTGTTCCGACCTGTCTTTCCGCGCATCTGAAACCGAGGAATTTCGAAGGAAGCAATGAAGAATACCTGCAATATATTTTAACTGAAATTTTACCGAAAGTAAAAGAAGAAAATTTAGCCGAAAGAGTGGATATCTTCATAGAGAAGTTGGCGTTTCAGCCGGAAGAAAGTAGAGATTTCCTGCTTCAGGCGAAAGGCTTGGGTTTTGAAATAACGGTTCATGCCGATCAATTTACGCCGGGAAGTTCGAGGATTGCAGTGGAAGTTGGCGCAAAATCTGCAGATCATCTGGAAGCAACCATTGACGAAGATATTGAGTTTCTCGCACAATCGGAAACGGTTGCTACCGCTTTGCCGGGAGCAAGCTTAGGGCTTGGCGAAAAATTTACCCCGGCCAGGAAGTTGCTGGATGCAGGAGCCATCGTCGCCATTGCCAGCGACTGGAATCCCGGTTCGGCACCGATGGGAAATTTAATTACACAGGCTTCTATCCTGGCAACCTTTGAAAAGCTAACCACCGCTGAAGTCTTGGCAGGAATTACCTTCCGTTCGGCTTTTGCGCTTGGCTTAGAAGACAGGGGAAGATTGGAACAGGGATTAAAGGCAGATTTTGTAACGTTTAAAACGAATAATTTCCAGAACATCCTTTATCATCAGGGAAGCCTGAAATGCGAAAATGTGTATATTGACGGGATCCGGATCTGA